The Erigeron canadensis isolate Cc75 chromosome 4, C_canadensis_v1, whole genome shotgun sequence genome window below encodes:
- the LOC122597090 gene encoding uncharacterized protein LOC122597090: MNFLNAPAILVRKYLRMRLKPMVKVLRQGQGVKLLTATIGKLEKDCFVTTFLMNQNSIMSFSRIAIEGYDGRMKKSFTAIQKCTSTIRQLATGNPPDEYDEYLEMAQRTSRECLQVFCDAIVETYEQEYLRRPTTHDILRLYEAHEERHHMPDMLGSLDCTHFNNINVLQQSPLFLPERMGTTPNCPFIVNDHTYRRGYYLVDDIYLTWSTFVKAYKYPTDPKEKKFKRLQEYVERAFNVLK; encoded by the exons ATGAACTTTTTGAATGCTCCGGCCATATTAGTTAGGAAATATTTGCGGATGCGATTGAAGCCGATGGTGAAAGTTCTACGGCAAGGTCAAGGCGTAAAGTTGTTAACCGCAACCATTGGGAAGCTGGAGAAAGATTGTTTCGTGACTACTTTTCTGATGAACCAAAATTCGATCATGAGTTTTTCGAGGATAGCTATC GAAGGTTACGATGGTAGGATGAAAAAGAGTTTTACCGCGATACAAAAATGTACGTCCACCATTCGGCAGCTTGCAACTGGTAACCCACCGGATGAGTATGATGAGTACTTGGAGATGGCTCAAAGAACGTCACGCGAATGTCTCCAGGTTTTTTGTGACGCTATTGTAGAGACGTATGAGCAAGAATATCTGCGTAGACCAACAACGCATGATATTTTGCGGTTATACGAAGCACATGAGGAGAGACATCACATGCCCGATATGTTAGGTAGCCTAGATTGTACACATTTC AACAATATCAACGTTCTACAGCAGTCTCCATTGTTCCTCCCCGAGCGCATGGGCACGACGCCTAACTGCCCATTCATTGTGAATGATCACACGTACCGACGTGGCTATTATCTAGTGGATGACATATATCTAACATGGTCTACTTTTGTTAAAGCGTACAAGTATCCAACCGATCCGAAAGAGAAAAAGTTCAAGCGGCTACAGGAGTATGTTGAACGTGCCTTCAATGTTCTCAAGTAG